From Afipia carboxidovorans OM5, one genomic window encodes:
- a CDS encoding LysR substrate-binding domain-containing protein, producing the protein MQDLNDLYYFVQVVDHGGFAPAGRALGLQKSRLSRRILLLEERLGVRLLNRSSRRFSVTEIGREFYNRCVAILVEAEAAEQVVAEVRAEPRGVIRVSCPVALLSFQFGDLIARFMAKHPAVEVHLESTNRHVDVIAEGFDIAIRVRFPPLNPTDLVMRKLDESTQCLVASPGLISASLQSPADLHGLPSLDLGPAYEGHHWQLEAADGQTASVPHRPRLVTDDMAVLRQAAIEGVGIVQLPTMMIWQDIEAGRLVPVLPQWRPRAGIIHAVFPSRRGLLPSVRAFLDFLASECVTQRQQAAGKLKKH; encoded by the coding sequence ATGCAGGATCTGAACGACCTCTATTATTTCGTGCAAGTCGTCGATCACGGCGGCTTTGCTCCGGCCGGCCGGGCGCTCGGCCTGCAGAAGTCGCGGCTAAGCCGGCGCATTCTGCTGCTCGAGGAGCGGCTCGGCGTGCGCCTTCTCAACCGCTCATCCCGCCGCTTCTCGGTGACGGAGATCGGTCGCGAATTCTACAACCGCTGCGTCGCCATACTGGTCGAGGCGGAAGCCGCCGAACAGGTCGTGGCGGAAGTTCGCGCCGAACCGCGCGGTGTGATCCGTGTGAGTTGTCCGGTCGCTCTGCTCTCCTTTCAGTTCGGTGATCTGATCGCGCGCTTCATGGCGAAGCACCCCGCGGTTGAAGTGCATCTGGAAAGCACCAACCGCCATGTCGATGTGATCGCCGAAGGTTTCGACATCGCGATCCGGGTGCGCTTTCCGCCGCTGAACCCGACCGATCTCGTGATGCGCAAACTCGATGAAAGCACCCAGTGCCTCGTCGCAAGCCCGGGTCTGATCTCCGCTTCGCTGCAATCCCCCGCCGATCTTCACGGCCTGCCGAGCCTCGATCTCGGCCCGGCCTATGAGGGACATCACTGGCAACTCGAGGCAGCAGACGGGCAGACCGCATCGGTGCCGCATCGCCCTCGCCTCGTCACCGACGATATGGCTGTGCTGCGACAGGCGGCGATCGAAGGCGTCGGCATCGTGCAACTGCCGACCATGATGATCTGGCAGGATATCGAGGCCGGCCGGCTTGTGCCTGTGCTGCCGCAATGGCGTCCGCGCGCCGGCATCATCCACGCGGTATTTCCGTCGCGGAGAGGTCTGCTGCCGTCGGTGCGGGCGTTTCTCGATTTTCTCGCAAGCGAGTGCGTCACCCAGCGTCAGCAGGCGGCCGGGAAACTCAAAAAGCACTGA
- a CDS encoding pirin family protein, translated as MTKKVLGRYGNNQRHWVGDGFPVRSLFSYNTLGQHISPFLLLDYAGPHYFEPTETRRGVGQHPHRGFETVTIVYDGEVEHKDSTGHGGVIGPGDVQWMTAAGGILHEEYHSPGFAKSGGPFRMVQLWVNLPAKDKTAPGGYQSIVSADIPVVELPNAAGSARIIAGELLGAKGPARTFTPINVWDVRLNSDADLTLDLPEGHTAMLVVLSGHVTVNDSQQAGEAEVVLLDRDGSGAAVHADGDATLLVLTGEPIDEPIAGYGPFVMNSEAEIKQAIDDFNNGRFAQTAA; from the coding sequence ATGACCAAGAAAGTTCTCGGCCGTTACGGCAACAATCAGCGTCACTGGGTCGGCGACGGCTTCCCGGTTCGCTCGCTGTTTTCCTACAACACGCTCGGCCAGCACATCAGCCCGTTCCTGCTGCTCGACTATGCCGGCCCGCATTACTTCGAGCCGACGGAGACGCGCCGCGGCGTCGGTCAGCATCCGCATCGCGGGTTCGAGACCGTCACCATCGTTTACGACGGCGAGGTCGAGCACAAGGATTCCACCGGCCATGGCGGCGTCATCGGCCCCGGCGACGTGCAGTGGATGACGGCGGCGGGCGGCATTCTCCACGAGGAGTATCATTCGCCGGGCTTCGCCAAGAGCGGCGGCCCGTTCCGCATGGTGCAGCTCTGGGTGAATCTGCCGGCGAAGGACAAGACCGCGCCCGGAGGTTATCAGAGCATCGTCTCGGCCGATATTCCGGTCGTGGAGTTGCCGAATGCAGCCGGCAGTGCGCGCATCATCGCGGGCGAGCTTCTTGGCGCGAAAGGGCCCGCGCGGACCTTTACGCCGATCAACGTCTGGGACGTGCGTCTGAATAGCGATGCGGACCTGACGCTCGACCTGCCCGAAGGCCACACGGCGATGCTCGTGGTGCTGAGCGGCCATGTCACCGTCAACGACAGCCAGCAGGCTGGCGAGGCAGAAGTCGTTCTGCTCGATCGCGACGGCAGCGGTGCCGCCGTCCACGCCGACGGCGACGCCACCTTGCTGGTGCTGACCGGCGAGCCGATCGATGAGCCGATCGCAGGCTACGGCCCGTTCGTGATGAACAGCGAGGCCGAGATCAAGCAGGCGATCGACGACTTCAACAACGGCAGGTTCGCGCAGACGGCCGCCTGA
- a CDS encoding hydrolase, with product MSSEPIRDPKADHLLTPRNAAFIIIDYQPIQISSIRSMSQQELVFNIVSTVKAAVNYKLPIIHSTVNVATGRNKPPIQPLMDVIGSYPTYDRTTINSWEDVEFKRAVEATGRRKLVMTALWTEACLAFPALDALREGYEVYVPVDAVGGTSVAAHEAALRRIEQAGGKLISKTQLYCELQRDWAREETVPGFMNVFQNADGSNPEKDFKGEAISAALLEGLGTGAGRR from the coding sequence ATGTCCAGCGAACCGATCCGCGACCCGAAGGCTGATCATCTGCTGACGCCGCGGAACGCTGCTTTCATCATCATCGACTATCAGCCGATCCAGATCAGTTCGATCCGCTCGATGAGTCAGCAGGAACTGGTGTTCAACATCGTCAGTACCGTGAAGGCTGCGGTGAACTACAAGCTGCCTATCATCCACTCGACAGTGAATGTCGCGACCGGCCGCAACAAGCCGCCGATCCAGCCGCTGATGGATGTGATCGGTAGCTATCCCACCTATGATCGCACCACGATCAACAGTTGGGAGGATGTCGAGTTCAAACGCGCCGTCGAGGCGACCGGCCGCCGCAAGCTGGTGATGACCGCGCTGTGGACCGAGGCGTGTCTTGCCTTTCCCGCGCTTGATGCCTTGAGGGAAGGCTATGAAGTCTATGTGCCGGTCGATGCGGTTGGCGGCACGTCGGTCGCCGCGCATGAAGCGGCCCTGCGTCGCATCGAGCAGGCGGGCGGCAAGCTCATCAGCAAGACCCAGCTTTACTGCGAACTGCAGCGCGACTGGGCGCGCGAGGAAACCGTCCCCGGATTCATGAATGTGTTTCAGAACGCCGACGGCTCCAACCCGGAGAAGGACTTCAAGGGTGAGGCGATCTCAGCCGCCTTGCTTGAAGGGCTCGGCACTGGAGCAGGGCGGCGGTAG